The genomic region CTGACCTGACCAAGCTTGTTTCGGGTACCCAGAAACTGGGCAATGAGTTTGAGAGAAGAAGATGGAGAACTGAAGGAGTTGGAGGTGAAGCATGAGTTGGAAGTAGCACTGGTACATGATGGAATGGAAGCCATTTCTAAGTCTTCAGTGACTGTTTAGTGTTGACTCTTCTCAGCTTGATAACACCATCTACTCGTGTTTAGGGACTCTACTATGACTCTAGGTTCAACAGTTTTTCCATCTTATTTTCTAAAATGGGGATGAAGAAGAAAGAAAAGTATTTATTCCTCAAATTTGCAGCAAAGCTTTCTTTTCTCAAAATTAAATTTTCCACGTGCTCCAACGAAAAAAATACAATAATAGAATATTTTATTAGGTATTTTCTCAATTTCCTTGGTTTTAGAGAATACTAAACCTTTTTTAGGTTTTTTAGGTCCAATAGCTTCCCCCTCTCATTCTCTAAAATGAGGATGGAGACGAAAGAAAAGTCTTCATTCTCCAAATTTGCAACAAAGTCTTATTTCCTCAAAATTAAATTCTTCACATACTCTAATGAGAAAAAGACAACAATAGAATATATTATTAGGTATTTTATTATTACAATAAAATATATAATGTTTTTTCTATAATTAATTATGAGATAATATATTTTATTGTTGTATTAAATGCTGAAATCTCCAAAATAGAGAAGCCGTTGGATTTTGAGCATAACTTTTTTGGAGATTTTAGCTTTTATTTGCCTATTTTAGAGAAATTTTGGGAAAGCTGTTAGAGATGCTCTAAGGAGAGTGTTAGACTGCTAGCCTCCATAAAAATCTTGGGCATTAGAATTGTGTTACGTTTTACCGCATTTCTAATGCCCAATTGGGCAATTGATCTAATCTCCGAGTCATGTAAATTTGTTAACTTCTATCTTTAGAATTGATAAATTTGTCAGTTCTATTTATCAATTTTTAAATTTATCAATTGTTTATATATTCTGCTAGAGCACGTTTTTAGCTTAAAATTTGATAAATATTAATATATATTTTGTTCTACTGGAAGGATGCTCTAAATGTACGCTTATAAGAACTAACCATACCAAACCATCCCAATTTGTTTTGGTTTGAGTGGTCTGCACATCCGAATACAATAGTTAGACAGATTTGAATATGTGACCACTTCATAATAATTTTTTTTTTCGATGATTAATCCCTTCATGATATTAGTTATGGGGCTTTGGTCAGCTAATGCAATATGTCACAATTCATTGGCGCTGTATTTGAATAGAAAATTCGAGAGCCTCTGTTCATGCAATGCTTGATTGTTTCCACCCAAAAAAGCAATTGTATAAATGCAATCTTTAAAGAGGTGGGAGACCGCTCTGGACATGATGAACTTGAAGAAATTGTTAAATCAAAAACGACACTCTACAGTAGGTGTAAATGTAAAAGCCTACCATCTGAAATTGAAATTTCTCTAACAAAAGAATTTAGTTGCCCCAGCGGCAGAGGCACCTCATATGTTGCTCTGCTCATCACAGGATGTAGGATGTTTCTGTACACAGGCAAAATGGCAGACTCTTTTGCCTAACAAGGCCATTTCTCCATCTGTTTCAATGAATGTTCATAACTAATTTAGCTCAAAAACCAATCCACCGGCCACTATTATTGCATGGTTTTCAACATAGCTTCCCCAGTTCTGCTACTGGTTTATTTCCATTTATTCCTCAGCCGCAACAAGAACTCAGAAATTGAAAATTGAAAGCTCTCTACAAACTAGGGGGGAAAGGAAGATCACATGTCTGTAAAAAGAATGTCCGTCATTTCTTCCCCATGACCCCTCTAACTTCAAAGGTGAGGGGCAAGTGACATTGGATTCATGGACCAGCCAAGGCAAAACCAACCATTGTCCTCCCACACCTAAAAAGCACTCGAGTTGTTTCACCAAAACTATCACCATCCTTTTATTTTCGCTTGCCATTCAAGACATGAAAAGAAAACAACTTACTTTAAAAGCATTGAAAAATAACCCAAATTACCTTGTTTCATCATCCACTTGGATTTCGAGTCTCACATCATCAGTGCAAATAACATATCAAACTAAATTGAAGATTGGATTCTCCTGTCCTAGTCCAAGTAGGGCTGATTGCAAGTAAATGATAACCCAAGTGGTTAAAGAGGTGCAGGTGAGTTAAAACTTTTAACTATAAGCACATGAATACAGTGATAATATCACCACCTACTCCTACTAGTTCAGTTCACTTTAGGTAGAATATAAGGTAAAGAAACCTTGTGAGTGACCAAAGCTTAAGACCAAATGTCCCAAACACAAAGCAATTTCCCCACCAAGACTGGACGGAAAACCACTTATCTTCGGCCTCAAGCCGCCAATTCCCTTCCAGCAGACCAAAAGATGTATAAAGCTAGAACCATCACCACAAGAGATGCTGCAAAAATGGCTGCATATGCTCCTGCAGAAGTAGGCACTAGAGGTACAGTTGGATCCCTCATAATGAGAGAAATCGAGTACTTCAACCAGCTTGAATTACGCAGTGAATGTAGCACACATAAGCCTCCACCGCCAATTACAAGAATTGTTTCCTCAAGTAGTCATTTACGAACAACTTTTGACTCGATGGCAAAAACACAAAAAAAGAAAAAGAGGGGCACCGGGCTCCTACCAAGCATATGTTCTATGGTGGACGTTGCAGACAACAATCGGCCAATTGGAATTTCTGTATACAGTTACAGGAATCTAAGATCTGATGTGAAGAAATTACCAGGTTAGACAACACTCTCAGAGAGCTTTGAGAAGCCCAGCTTCTTGAGCCGGTTCGTTACAGGGCCAGCCCAAGCTCTACCTGATCCCCCACATTTGATGTCCACAACTTCAACAATGTTAGGTCCTTTCTTGTTAGCTTTCTGCCTAATTGGAGTTTTATCCATCCCAAAATTGTGAGGGTCGAGCATTGGGATTTGACTAGTAGTTTTCAGATGAGTTTTCGGTTTCTGGGGAATGTCAGGGTGTCTCTGATTAATGTAGGTGCTGGTTCCACTGCTGCTGGCTTCATCAGATGACTTCCTTGGTAGCTTTTTTGGAGTAGGAACACCACATGGAATAGAAACAGGAGCTGTTTGATGTTTATTTCGGGAAGAAGCTGTAGACGTCGGAGGTTCAACCTTGCTGGATTCTAGTTCTCTTGTCATTAGGGAACTGACAGTCCCGGTGGCCCCTACCCTGATGGATCCTCCACCACCCTTTATAGCTTCAAGCTTCTGAACCATCTTTGTCTAGTCTCAATCAAAGGTCCGAGCAGGGGATTTCTTATTGACTGGAATCTTGTCGAAAGAGATGGTACAACCAACTCAGTTCAAGAGCTTTCCTGCAACAGCATCAGCTAATACTTAAGGATGTGAATGGTGTGAGTGTCAAAATTCATGTAGTTTATGATTCAGTATGTATGTAAGTTGATTTATAAATAGAAATCTACAGATATTTTAGAGCTTCTAAGCCTGACTGGATAAGGCAAGGTACTGAGTGGCTATGATCAGAACAACCTAATCATCAAATACCAATTATCTAATAGTTCCAAAAGCGAAAAGCACAGAATAAAAGGGAAAAGGTATATTTTAGCCATGATTTCATCTGAATATGCAGGAAATCAAGTTTTGGCATGACTCATTCTAGCATAATCGAAGTTGGTAAAGTGGTAGATTCAGCAAAACCAATGTCAACCTCCTTATATCAAACCACAGAGAAACTAACAAAGTACTAGAACACTTCTCTCCTATAGTTCCACAAATGCACATATCCAAAAAAATTCCCAGATGACCCAATTCTTTATCTTTTTTGGCAACTGTTGCATCAAGCTCAATCCAAACAATAAACAGCAAAGCTGTGGAATTATGATCCTTCAAAGATGAAGAAAAGTCAGTGGGGCAAACAGAAATTCTTGAATGACCCAGAAATAAATATCATTACTTACTCCTTTACCAGCATCACCAAGGTGAAATGAAGATCCATCAAACCCCAATAATTCATTAACAGCAAAATTTAAGGCAGAAAATTAAACATTCACATATTATCACTGAGACCCAGAATCACTGGACTACTGATAGTGATGATCAAACGTTAAAAATCCAAAATCAAGCAAACAAGAGATGGTAATCAGATCATATAAGTTGGAGATTAAAAGCTTACCGACAAGTGAGTTAGACTGTAAAACCAAATCCAACAATCAAAGCCAGAAAACTACTGAAACCCAAGAAACTGAAACGTCCGGATAACAAAGGCCAGTTTCCAGAAACATATCCAAATCTCAGTTGAACTCAACTTTTCTGTTCTTAACTTCTTATTCAAAGTGTGTAGGAACAGTCGACGCAAATCCCAACACGGTTATGTCTTTATTTTTTATTTTTATTTTTAATAAAAGAGTATAACACGAATAATTAACTTTTTCATCGAAAATAAAAAGAACTAAATAACTGGTATGCAATCTCATTTTTTTTATTTGATCCAGTCACCCAGGTGACACTATCATGAATATATGTAAATGCCTTTTTAATAAAATTGAAACTCAGAAAACCAGTTTAAATGTTTCAGACACAAGAGATGAGGACTTGAGGTCGAAGAAGTTATGAACGTTTAATCTGATCAGACTAAAAATAAAAATGTCAAAAGAAGAAATTGAGAGTTTTTAATCTTCATTCTATCTTTGCATCTCTAATTATATGACTTGCACATTAATTATGCAAGTGTACCTTGCTGTATGGAATCCGCTCTAGAAGTTGAACAGCCTTGAGCTTGATCTAGAAGCTTTGATCCCCTTTCTTAATCATCTAGAGGTAGTCGACATTTCCCTTGGTAATATCATCTCAGAGAATTCAATCACTTTTGCAAAGTTTGTGCTTAAATATGGAACAGGCCTGCAAAATCCGACTCTTAATTTTTGGAGGAGCCAAAGTTCTCTCCCTCCCAATTCGCTAGATGATACCGTTGCTTTATTACAGGGTTTCCCCAGGGCATCTGCGAATGTCAAGCTCTCAACATTCTGCTTTTGAAGATATATGTTAGACAGTTCAACTCTGCACCTTGATTTGACTGATTTCATGTGCAAATTGGGAGAGCTCAAAAAAATTTACTCTTATTTGTTTGGAAATTACTTGAATTCCTTGTTAAATACTCGTAATGTTACATTGGTTTTTGTGTCTGTTTGTATGTACACTCCTTACTGTGGTAATTTACTTGTCTTTATCTTTGTGCCTATAATGTTCGATGTGAGATATGCCTACTCCATTCATTTTGGTTTATAGAAACAAAATTAGAACAACTATATATACCTAACCGATCCGAGTAGAAATAGTTTGGAGAGTGACATTTGCACTCCTCATTTTACAATCCACACTCATTTTTTTTATAGTTAAAGATTTCAACAAAAAAAAAAAACAAAAACAAAATGTATGTGAGTAAAATTTACTATAAAAGGAAATAAGTGTGAATTGTAATTAGGGAGAGTGCAAATTTCAGTCTCCATAGTTTAAAAAGGAAACATATTGAGTTTGAATGGAGCAACACAGACCAACTAATAAAACTTCAGTAACACACTGAAACGGTATGTCACTATGCCTTTGACCATATTTTTAATTTGTCATCTGTTTTTGGCTTCCTATTCCGATCCCTTTGAATTCATATTTTGTGCTACTCATGATATTTTGATTTGTATCATGTATACAATTCTATATACTATAACAATAAGAAACTACCACTGTTCATTCCAGTGGCAGAGCGCGGTCTTATCGTTTCTCTTGATTTTGTCTTATTTTTTCTTAGTATATGTATCTTAGTTTGTTGCTCCTTAGTTTGTAACAGTGAGTTCAGTGTTTTGCTTTTGGTCTTTATAGTTAGTCATGTAAGAGCATTTTTATCGATGATAGCCATTTTATAGTTAAATTTTAGCCAAAACATCTAAAAAGTTATTTTGACTAACCATTTTAAAAATACATTTACACTAATACTCTCTATTTCAATTAAAGTTTGATTTATATTATAGATTAAATAAAGAAAAATTAATTTAATGTAAATGCTCTCCAAAAACAAAACGCTTTGTGGTAGTTAAGAAAACAGTTCCATGCTTGTCGT from Fragaria vesca subsp. vesca linkage group LG3, FraVesHawaii_1.0, whole genome shotgun sequence harbors:
- the LOC101303307 gene encoding uncharacterized protein LOC101303307; this encodes MVQKLEAIKGGGGSIRVGATGTVSSLMTRELESSKVEPPTSTASSRNKHQTAPVSIPCGVPTPKKLPRKSSDEASSSGTSTYINQRHPDIPQKPKTHLKTTSQIPMLDPHNFGMDKTPIRQKANKKGPNIVEVVDIKCGGSGRAWAGPVTNRLKKLGFSKLSESVV